One genomic window of Pelmatolapia mariae isolate MD_Pm_ZW linkage group LG5, Pm_UMD_F_2, whole genome shotgun sequence includes the following:
- the slc2a10 gene encoding solute carrier family 2, facilitated glucose transporter member 10 has protein sequence MVWLKCAHNRTEAMSSPITPLASVVSTLGGLVFGYELGIISGALLQLKVDFRLSCIQQEALVSSLLIGALLASIIGGCLIDRHGSRNSILISNVMILTASLVLLINSFLALVIGRITIGFAMSVSSMSCCLFVSEVVSPDRRGFLVTLYEAGITVGILSAYAINYILSGYKRGWKWMFGLAVVPTLVQLMSICLLPSSSKDSFNQSQCFQNDSTEAQEADDSKVQSSKRNKKVQHSTFYLFKRQDNMRTRTVIGLGLVLFQQFTGQPNVLFYASTIFHTVGFQSDSSAVLASVGLGLVKVIATLISMAFSDRVGRRPLLIGGCSVMALCLITIGLLSGHSQVTAMRPCNSQNIDVNETRAHHSPVGNNSGSHSLFKNTTQDKDVVFNKIGHISLEPTPETFTKVHGKVINWIILLCMMGIVSAYSVGFGPMTWLLLSEIFPAAVKGRAFAFTNCFNWAANLLVTFTFLNVIDMIGLSGMFLVYGLTAVAAAVFFYFMLPETKGKTLEEIDKELRLKRFYHHRECCGFISSRNTSPRYQRVHCQVCTSG, from the exons gTTCTCCTATCACGCCATTGGCCAGTGTGGTGTCTACTCTGGGCGGACTTGTCTTTGGTTATGAGCTGGGCATCATATCGGGTGCTTTACTGCAGCTCAAGGTTGATTTCAGGCTGTCGTGCATTCAGCAGGAGGCGCTGGTCAGCTCCTTGCTGATAGGAGCCTTGCTGGCCTCGATCATTGGCGGCTGCTTAATTGACCGTCATGGCTCCAGGAACTCCATCCTCATCAGCAATGTCATGATCCTGACAGccagcctggttctgctcatCAACTCATTCTTAGCGCTGGTTATAGGAAGGATCACAATAGGCTTTGCCATGTCTGTATCCTCCATGTCCTGCTGCCTCTTTGTGTCTGAGGTAGTAAGTCCAGACCGCAGAGGTTTCCTGGTAACACTGTATGAGGCTGGGATTACTGTGGGCATCCTGTCAGCTTATGCCATTAACTATATCCTGTCTGGCTATAAAAGAGGGTGGAAGTGGATGTTTGGTCTAGCTGTGGTACCAACACTGGTACAGCTCATGTCCATCTGCTTACTCCCTTCCAGTAGTAAGGATTCTTTCAACCAGAGTCAGTGCTTTCAAAATGACAGCACTGAAGCCCAAGAAGCAGATGACTCAAAAGTGCAGTCTAGCAAGAGAAATAAGAAGGTTCAACACAGCACTTTCTACCTGTTCAAGCGCCAGGACAATATGAGGACTCGGACTGTCATCGGGCTGGGATTAGTTCTCTTTCAGCAGTTCACAGGCCAGCCAAACGTACTGTTTTATGCCTCCACCATCTTCCACACAGTGGGATTTCAGAGTGACTCCTCAGCAGTGTTGGCATCAGTTGGGTTGGGGTTGGTCAAAGTGATTGCTACTCTGATATCCATGGCGTTTTCAGACAGAGTGGGCAGAAGGCCTCTGCTCATCGGAGGCTGCTCTGTCATGGCTCTGTGCCTAATAACCATCGGACTCCTCAGTGGACATTCGCAGGTGACTGCTATGAGACCTTGTAATTCTCAAAACATTGACGTTAACGAAACACGTGCACATCACTCACCTGTTGGCAATAACTCTGGAAGCcactctctttttaaaaacaccacacAAGATAAAGATGTAGTGTTCAATAAAATCGGCCACATTTCTTTGGAACCCACTCCAGAAACTTTTACTAAAGTCCACGGCAAAGTGATCAACTGGATCATCCTCCTGTGTATGATGGGTATTGTCAGTGCATACTCTGTTGGATTTGGACCAA TGACATGGCTCCTCCTGAGTGAAATATTTCCAGCTGCTGTTAAAGGAAGAGCATTCGCATTCACCAACTGCTTCAACTGGGCTGCAAATCTGCTGGTCACCTTCACCTTTTTGAATGTTATTG ATATGATTGGACTGTCAGGGATGTTTCTTGTGTATGGGCTGACTGCTGTGGCAGCTGCAGTGTTCTTCTACTTCATGCTACCAGAGACAAAAGGGAAGACTCTGGAGGAAATAGACAAGGAGCTGCGTTTGAAAAG GTTTTACCACCATCGGGAGTGCTGTGGCTTCATCAGCAGCAGAAATACCTCCCCACGATACCAGAGAGTGCACTGTCAGGTTTGCACATCGGGGTGA